The Stratiformator vulcanicus genome has a segment encoding these proteins:
- a CDS encoding multiheme c-type cytochrome, which produces MILSNLPDDPQNFPRCVPVTSDAPLSHCRRLVASVALSLLFVTPQLATAENAQVSTGSPEAENSNPKSSEDHRHSELLSAASSCSGRGCHGRARPTEGEGAGLNEFTLWQYRDPHTTAYAVLKSAESVRISELLYADRLSKDGRLPDELKPWNDVTCVACHGSIAKVKTERPDRQANFTATGRGISCDSCHVEPAKWMGGHVELASYQAEADRRAAYKNVGMPYLSDPYVAGETCAACHVGSAATAEFPARDVNHDLIAAGHPRLLFDLPTFLDAIPPHWRGKGPATNRLECWAAGQVTGSRAWIGLMKDRAQLTRADRDRPWPEFAESSCYGCHQDLVPLMWKRSESNGRPQWGNHFADLTGEAAIVSGIAGKDVRRLEEVLGELTGEMSRFRPEPDRVIELGNQADGLLAKCRIAKRPSNQNVIREKIASSVLDRLPQFEAWDGVVKAYFLIDALNQDRSGGSQSTELSELFQRIEINKTTGKFGRELSPVRFRFDRRDRAIETMRELLERQLKTPGEPLSERAEPSGQIVAN; this is translated from the coding sequence ATGATCCTGTCCAATTTGCCTGACGATCCACAGAACTTTCCAAGGTGTGTCCCCGTGACGAGTGACGCCCCTCTGTCCCATTGTCGGCGGCTCGTAGCATCCGTCGCGCTGAGCTTACTGTTTGTCACGCCGCAATTAGCAACGGCAGAGAATGCGCAAGTTTCGACTGGCAGCCCGGAAGCGGAGAACTCGAACCCGAAGAGCAGTGAAGACCACCGTCATTCCGAACTGCTAAGCGCGGCGAGTTCATGCAGCGGGCGAGGCTGTCATGGCAGAGCCCGGCCGACTGAAGGAGAGGGAGCAGGGCTCAACGAGTTTACGCTGTGGCAATACCGCGACCCTCACACGACGGCGTACGCGGTTCTCAAGAGTGCGGAGAGCGTCCGCATTTCCGAATTGCTCTATGCTGACCGGCTTTCAAAGGATGGTCGTCTACCAGATGAACTGAAACCGTGGAACGACGTCACCTGCGTTGCCTGTCACGGCTCGATTGCCAAAGTGAAAACCGAGCGGCCGGATCGGCAGGCAAACTTCACGGCGACCGGCAGAGGAATCAGTTGTGACAGTTGCCACGTCGAGCCTGCGAAGTGGATGGGAGGACATGTCGAGCTGGCCTCGTATCAAGCTGAAGCCGACCGGCGAGCCGCTTACAAGAATGTCGGGATGCCGTATCTTTCCGATCCCTACGTGGCCGGGGAAACGTGTGCGGCGTGTCATGTCGGCTCTGCGGCGACTGCTGAATTTCCCGCCCGCGACGTCAATCACGACCTGATCGCCGCCGGACATCCGCGGCTGCTGTTCGACCTGCCGACGTTTCTCGACGCCATACCGCCTCACTGGCGTGGCAAAGGGCCCGCAACCAATCGACTGGAATGCTGGGCGGCGGGGCAAGTGACCGGCTCTCGAGCTTGGATCGGACTGATGAAAGACCGTGCTCAGTTGACGCGGGCGGACCGTGACCGACCCTGGCCCGAGTTCGCCGAATCTTCCTGCTACGGGTGTCACCAAGATCTCGTCCCGCTGATGTGGAAGAGATCGGAGAGCAACGGTCGACCCCAATGGGGGAATCACTTCGCCGATTTAACGGGGGAAGCGGCCATTGTCAGCGGGATCGCAGGGAAAGATGTCCGCCGACTAGAAGAGGTGTTGGGCGAATTGACCGGCGAGATGAGTCGCTTTCGCCCGGAGCCTGATCGTGTGATCGAATTGGGGAACCAAGCGGATGGCTTGCTAGCAAAGTGCCGGATCGCAAAGCGCCCGTCGAATCAGAACGTGATCCGAGAGAAGATCGCCAGCTCCGTCCTCGATCGGCTCCCGCAGTTCGAGGCGTGGGATGGCGTCGTCAAAGCCTATTTTCTGATCGATGCACTCAACCAGGATCGCTCCGGCGGTTCACAATCGACAGAGCTCAGCGAGCTGTTTCAGAGGATCGAAATTAACAAGACGACTGGCAAGTTCGGTCGGGAGCTGAGTCCGGTCCGATTTCGGTTCGACCGTCGTGATCGTGCGATCGAGACGATGCGCGAGCTTTTGGAACGTCAGTTGAAAACACCCGGCGAACCACTTTCCGAACGGGCGGAGCCTTCTGGGCAGATCGTTGCCAACTGA
- a CDS encoding adenylate/guanylate cyclase domain-containing protein, whose product MASSTPYLKNEATGHVFELNRDRFVIGRQTTNVDLSIPTDRDISRVHAVLTRENRVWTIRDQKSLNGVYVNDRKVEESQLRSRDVVRLGGTTLLFEDPNSTVAQQGKVFFESSGRLAVNDTDMSASLSLNARSYARALGGGDSHAELADDPSSILNSIALSSSDRLKQSTTVDLLQLYVQSFGELGKALITATDLDEFFECVLNLLFMFCPAERAAFFLLDAEGQLQPCVFRGLGTDNDEIDLSRTVIRDVIEKNQAVLIGNVEEEAEVAVSILRQKLSSLICAPMYRDGRTVGLCYADTKTSGDAFERNHLEYLLSLSLYAAVAMNMFEARARVKEERRKRRRLEGYLPPAVMEQVLEEQNVGQMSSKRADVTVMFADLSGFTAMSSNMEPHQVVSVLNTLYEHLIEAIFEHGGTLDKFMGDGLLAYFGAPLAQPDHAERAVAAGIDMMLAIDGLKVPDAPEVTLRIRVGVNSGPVVYGDIGTPKARNFTVIGDTVNVASRLESKVARPGQIVVSPATRTLLGDKFRFEELEETRLKGIAEPVRPFRICDNRLDDLLQRTVGPRH is encoded by the coding sequence ATGGCCAGTTCGACTCCCTACCTAAAAAACGAGGCGACCGGGCACGTCTTCGAGTTGAATCGCGATCGCTTCGTCATCGGTCGCCAAACGACGAACGTCGACCTGTCGATCCCGACCGATCGGGATATCTCTCGGGTCCATGCGGTCCTGACGCGGGAGAACCGCGTCTGGACGATCCGTGACCAGAAGAGCCTCAACGGCGTCTACGTCAACGACAGAAAGGTCGAAGAATCGCAATTGCGATCTCGCGATGTCGTGCGACTCGGCGGGACGACCCTGCTCTTCGAAGATCCCAATTCGACGGTCGCGCAACAAGGCAAGGTTTTTTTCGAGTCCTCTGGGCGGCTTGCGGTCAACGACACCGACATGTCAGCCAGTTTGTCACTCAATGCCCGCTCATACGCGAGAGCCTTGGGCGGCGGCGACTCCCATGCCGAATTGGCGGACGACCCAAGCTCGATTTTGAATTCGATCGCGCTGTCGAGCAGTGATCGACTGAAGCAGTCGACCACGGTCGACTTGCTGCAGCTCTACGTGCAATCGTTTGGAGAATTGGGCAAGGCACTGATCACCGCGACTGACCTCGACGAGTTCTTCGAGTGCGTTCTCAATCTGCTGTTCATGTTTTGCCCGGCCGAGCGGGCGGCCTTCTTTCTGTTGGACGCAGAGGGCCAGCTTCAACCTTGCGTCTTCCGAGGACTCGGCACAGATAATGATGAAATCGATCTGAGCCGAACCGTCATCCGCGACGTGATCGAAAAGAATCAGGCAGTTCTGATTGGAAATGTGGAGGAAGAAGCGGAGGTCGCCGTCAGTATTCTCCGGCAGAAGCTCTCGTCCCTGATCTGCGCCCCGATGTACCGCGATGGGCGAACGGTCGGGCTCTGCTATGCCGATACGAAAACGAGTGGAGACGCCTTCGAACGAAATCACCTCGAATACCTGCTTTCACTCAGCCTGTATGCGGCTGTCGCGATGAATATGTTCGAGGCCCGGGCGCGGGTGAAGGAAGAACGCCGGAAGCGCCGCAGACTCGAGGGTTACCTGCCACCGGCGGTGATGGAACAGGTGCTCGAGGAACAAAATGTCGGGCAGATGAGCTCCAAGCGGGCAGACGTCACAGTTATGTTTGCCGATCTCTCCGGCTTCACCGCGATGTCTTCGAATATGGAGCCTCACCAAGTCGTCAGCGTGCTCAACACGCTCTACGAACATCTAATCGAAGCAATCTTCGAACACGGAGGCACGCTCGACAAGTTCATGGGTGACGGATTGCTCGCCTACTTTGGAGCTCCTCTTGCTCAACCAGATCATGCAGAACGGGCGGTCGCGGCGGGGATCGATATGATGCTGGCGATCGACGGTCTCAAGGTCCCCGATGCCCCTGAGGTGACGCTCCGAATCCGGGTCGGCGTCAATAGCGGGCCCGTCGTCTACGGGGATATCGGCACTCCGAAGGCCCGAAATTTCACCGTCATCGGAGACACCGTCAACGTCGCGAGCCGGCTCGAATCGAAGGTCGCCCGACCGGGACAAATTGTCGTCAGTCCAGCCACGCGGACATTGCTCGGCGACAAATTTCGATTCGAAGAACTTGAAGAAACCCGCCTGAAAGGAATCGCCGAGCCGGTCCGACCATTTCGGATCTGCGATAACCGCTTGGACGACCTGTTGCAAAGGACGGTGGGACCGCGGCATTGA
- a CDS encoding TolC family protein, whose translation MTSFTGRGQTQPDHPMEASGTGKKASELVASAVFTDGQESEVVDREVIPASFESPLSDDDLLELDHAIYLALERNLGIRIAGYLPQRTRPEITAAESVFDVRLAAGLALSTANEQVASAVESFGTGIDRIQTTNADAPNGLGDQLEATKLWEYGTRTRIGYSNGFQQSDPTGSLLILNPAWRSAVAVTAEQPLMRGRGSDINRIPILLARQTHAASIEESEAAVNETILTVHRQYWQAFLAQEEVAQLELLIEQASWTVDLERKRLQVGNGSASGLAQAESNWAQLRREQTEAFRRQAAASRQLRRLLELPDDAVEPLLIADRPSVQSAEIDVDWGLAESSLRRPDLNSQRYRVRSAHLRLKQARDGLEPDLSLFAGAGLNGLAEDIPGSLDAFSSGEFGSLSAGIRYQHWVGQRAANASVRQAEVDLHQETLRLQQLKRQVEDEVRQAADDVRYRRELVDRSRTAESAAKTHLDAITSLHRHGQCDVDRLVRARREWGVAVQARFSAEVDLANAVTDWFASTGTLVNQRPPSGGVPPRGIDSPPPAPALLEDSSLNESVLEESTQPELSRQPARTYDALPVE comes from the coding sequence GTGACTTCCTTCACAGGACGCGGCCAGACCCAACCGGACCATCCGATGGAGGCGTCCGGGACAGGCAAAAAGGCCTCCGAACTGGTCGCAAGCGCCGTATTCACTGACGGGCAGGAATCGGAAGTGGTTGATCGAGAGGTCATTCCAGCCTCATTCGAGTCCCCGCTATCCGACGACGATCTGCTGGAACTCGACCACGCGATTTACCTGGCCTTGGAGCGAAACCTCGGCATTCGGATCGCAGGGTATCTCCCGCAGCGAACGCGCCCGGAAATCACCGCGGCGGAATCGGTCTTCGATGTTCGACTCGCAGCTGGCTTGGCTCTGAGCACGGCGAACGAGCAGGTCGCGTCGGCGGTCGAGTCGTTCGGCACCGGCATCGATCGCATCCAGACGACTAATGCCGACGCCCCCAACGGGTTAGGCGATCAGCTGGAAGCGACCAAACTTTGGGAGTATGGAACGCGAACACGAATCGGTTATTCGAACGGCTTTCAGCAGTCCGATCCGACCGGCTCGCTGCTGATCCTCAATCCGGCTTGGCGATCGGCGGTAGCCGTCACCGCCGAACAACCGCTGATGAGGGGACGCGGCAGTGACATCAACCGGATTCCGATCCTCCTCGCGCGACAAACACATGCCGCTTCGATCGAGGAATCGGAAGCCGCCGTCAACGAGACGATCCTGACGGTCCATCGCCAATACTGGCAGGCATTCCTCGCTCAGGAAGAGGTTGCCCAACTGGAACTGTTAATTGAACAGGCTTCATGGACCGTCGATTTGGAGCGGAAGCGACTGCAGGTCGGCAACGGGTCGGCCAGTGGGTTAGCCCAAGCCGAGTCGAATTGGGCGCAGCTTCGTCGCGAGCAGACCGAAGCATTCCGGCGGCAAGCGGCCGCATCACGACAACTGCGGCGCCTGCTCGAGCTTCCGGACGATGCGGTCGAACCATTGCTGATCGCCGATCGCCCGTCGGTGCAATCGGCTGAAATTGACGTCGATTGGGGATTGGCCGAGTCGAGCTTGCGTCGCCCTGACCTAAACTCGCAGCGTTACCGAGTGCGGTCGGCTCACCTCCGCCTGAAGCAAGCGCGCGATGGCCTGGAGCCCGATCTGTCACTATTCGCCGGTGCGGGTCTGAATGGCTTGGCCGAAGACATTCCGGGAAGCCTCGACGCGTTTTCCAGCGGAGAATTCGGGAGCTTGTCCGCGGGCATCCGGTACCAGCACTGGGTCGGTCAGCGAGCCGCGAACGCGTCGGTCCGCCAAGCCGAAGTGGACCTGCATCAGGAGACGTTACGGCTTCAACAGTTAAAACGGCAGGTCGAAGACGAAGTCCGCCAGGCCGCTGATGACGTTCGCTATCGGCGGGAATTGGTCGATCGCAGCCGGACAGCGGAAAGTGCCGCGAAAACACACCTCGATGCGATCACGTCACTACATCGCCACGGGCAATGCGATGTCGACCGGCTTGTACGGGCACGCCGCGAATGGGGCGTCGCCGTCCAAGCAAGATTCTCGGCGGAAGTCGATCTGGCCAACGCGGTCACCGATTGGTTCGCTTCAACCGGGACGCTCGTCAATCAGCGTCCTCCGAGCGGCGGCGTTCCACCTCGGGGCATCGATTCGCCCCCACCGGCACCGGCGTTACTCGAAGATTCCTCTCTCAACGAGTCGGTTCTTGAAGAGTCGACGCAGCCCGAACTCTCGCGCCAGCCGGCCCGAACGTACGATGCGCTGCCTGTTGAGTAG